One Nicotiana tomentosiformis chromosome 1, ASM39032v3, whole genome shotgun sequence genomic window, TAATTTAGATTGCTGTTGGTCTGTTATTTATTGTACACTTCACCATGAGACTTTAAACTACATCCATTTGTAAAATAATCCAATTACTAAATGTTCAATATTTTGTTGATTGTTTTGTTTCAAATTGTCATATATCTTATTCTTACTTAAATGTGTGGAAGAGGATCCATTTTCCTTCCGAGGTACTTTGCAAGTTCAGGTGTCTTAATCGAGTTCATGAATTTTGGTTCACGTTATGAACTTGATTATTTGCAAGACGTGCTCATTTTAAATGCTTAATTGACCATATAACGTTCAGTTTCTGAACTAAGCGACACTAACCAACAGAGAGTGCCACCGAAGATTTCTCGGTCCAGAAAAAAGAACGATACCAATCAGTAGTTTGGAACAATAGACAGAGAGAGCCAAAAGGCTGCTATTTGAAGTTCAGCACATCAAAAGCAGCTAATTACAGTTTAAAGTAAGAATATACATCATGTATAGTGAGGTTATATAATGTGTTGTTGCATGTTTTGCAGCTTGTTCAAGAAGAACCAAACACATCTTACGACTGGTCTCTCCTTGAAAACCTGCAGATGAGCATGTATCTGAAACTGTTGTTTTCCTGAGTAGTCATTCCCTTCGGGAAGAAACATCTTTTAATGTCTTCATGTGAAGTAATTGTGTCAATTAGAGGCCTGCCACCTTTTGGCTTTGACCTGTGATTTCTTCTGTTCATATAGGGTTAACATGGCTTCTCATGGTAACCACAAACTAACCGGCAAAAGATGCTAGAATCCTAGTCAAATAAAGCTGCTTGTTGCTAAGTATACTTCTCTCTTCTTTGAAAATGAGAATTTCTTGTAGAAAGAGAACGTGACATTGTCACCATGTTCAACTAAGGATGTGAAGTACTGCCAATCCGAATAACCAGAATAAGCAAATCTCCTTATAAGAAAAGCCAGGTGCAAAAGCTGCAAGAAAAAAAGCGTCAATAGGATACTTGAAACCAAAACAAACAGCTAATGAGGGGCACAAATATACAACAGATTCCTACAATATTATATCACAAGGTCCGCACGGAAATGGTCATAACACGGTTGCCATGAAAGAGCTTCCTCCTTTTTCACTTTATTTCTCGCTACCTCTAAAACAGAATCTGTTGTAGCTAAAGAGATATCACTTGAGACATCTTAAAGTCACAAATTCCCTAATGGTTCTTAGCCATTCAAACAAATGATAGATGCTACCACTAGGTAAAAGCAAGTCAAAATGACAACAATGTATCATTGTGATTGCATGAATATAAAGATCAAGTAAAGAGGAGAAACTTACATGATGATGAAGATGAGATTGAGGAAGACATTAGTGGAGGAGATACGTCACCTCTTACATTCCTCGTGTTACCAGAGCCATATGATTCAGCAGATAAAGGAGAAGGACCAGGACTGGGAGCATATGGTGATGGGCTTGCTGCAATTCTGGAACTACTTGAACGTGGAACAGTATTTGTCACAGGAGAAGGTGGATCAGCCATGGGAGATGGAGAACTGCTAGGCTCTTTTTCACGAGTTGAGCTACAATGAAGCCTAGCATGTGATCGTAGGAACCTATGACAGTTGGGCAAGGGAGATGGAAATGGAGATGGAGATGGAGAAACAGCTGGTGATGGGGAAGGTGATGGCCACAAAGGTTCATTTGGAGAAGGAGCTGGAGTTGGAGCAGGAGGAAGAGTTGGTGGGGCAGAGTCTACAGTACGGTTTAGAAAGGAAGATAAACTTACTTGCTTCACTTTACCAAAAATAGAGTTATCAAGGCCAAGATTAGTTGCAGGAACAGATCCCATAATTATTTGAGCCAATTGTTGTAATCTCTGAGCCGGTATTCTCCCAGAGTCTGAATATACTGAAGCTTCGACAATAACTGGGGGATCTTTAGTAGAGCCAATTTTATTTGTTACCTGTAAAAATACATGCTgacagaaaataaaagaaaaacaagtCAGATATGACAATCGAATTCAGAAATGTACTATGGTAAACAGCATGAACGAAAAGAAGCAAGTAACATCTGcacccacttttatattttccaGACAAGGAAAAATGAAAAATAGGATGGGAAAAAGCAGCAAAATTGATATTCCTAGCACAAAAACATATCAACTTGCCCATAGGGAGTTAGATAACTTTGATAGCACATCAGTACAGGGTGGCAGAGAGTTGATATAGTTTGTTCCAAATATTTGGAAATGAATGGCCGAGGCTGGGATGCAAGCATGACTAACTAAATTTGTTTTCAATCTTATCAtaggattctcaaaataatccgcGCAAATGTTGCAGAAATTATATAATTATATCTCATGCAGTTTCATATATGACCAAATGTCAATAAAATATTAAGAAAGTATATATGCGTTTACCCCTTTTCTATCTCATTTTCAGTAATATTGAACTGCTTATGACAGCCTCAGCAAAGGAAAAACATTTCTAGAAACTCCTGACAACAGATCTattgcacacatgtcacaaatttCTGACAGGGAAATCTTATTAAAACCGGATACACCAAGATCTCTGACGTATATCCAGCATAGCTTTATTTTTTTGACAAACATTGATCTCTTTATTCACCATTTAAGAAAGAAACTTCAGACACACGTGTTGTGTATCATTATGTTCCTTTTAGCATCAAGTAGGAATTGCAATTCAGATACAACCCAATGAAtagctaaaagaaaaagaaatgaggaatatcacttctttcttctgTAGTGATTCATCTATGCTTGTGTAGCGTATTTATAATGTGAAGAGGAAAATCgtcaaaaagaaaagagaaaatagaGGAGTATACGTCGAAATAGAATATCTTCTCTACTATTAAAACATCTGTGGATAACACACAGCAGAAAAAAAATACACAGTTTGTAAGCAAAAAGTAAAGAAACTCATTCTAAAAGATAAGGAAAAAACTattgaaatggaaatttccttgaaaagaaatataaaaatcaaGAACAAGCATGTGCACCATGGACCAAATGAAAAATCAAGAAATAACACTACATATGTCATTTGATGTGTTTATTTCCCATAAAAATGAACCATAGAACATTTTGAGAATGAGAAAAAAGGTATCATAGAACTAATCTGTTGAGTTAACTAGTAACATAACAGTAAAGCAAGTGTTACGGTGATTCCTAAGCCATGAAAAAGGACTAAGCTAGACCTAAGAGAGGATGTATTAAGTAGACAAAGCATGGACAAACTGCTCGGCATAAATGTGTTTGTATTCTTGCCTTGGTTCCAAAAGGAGTCCTGTCTAAAGTATGCCCAAGTCTTAGCTTTCAGATGCCTCCAAAATCTAAGCCCATCCAGAAATATCAACTCGAAAAGAAAAAGAGATTTCATTTAAATTATGATATACCTCATCCTTCCTGAGACATAAGTAAAAATTCAGTTGTTCCTTCAGCTCAATAAAATTTTCCCTTATTTCATCGGTAGAATTATGGAGAGTAAAATTGAAGAGGATATCGGGTAGGTTCAAAAAGGATAAGCGCCCGGGCATCATAGTGATTCCACCAGGACATTTCAAGACTTCAAATGAAGACGTCCGTCCAAATATCGAGGAAGTCAGTGTCAGATTGGTATCTCCAAGATATAGATCTAATAAAGCAGACTTCAATAGACTTAAGGACACTGGAGTAATAGAAGAATCAACTGGATCCGGAAGAAAACCAAATGTTACGTCAGTCTGGTTAGCCACACCTGCTCCATGCACGGATAGGATTGCAACCTGAAAATTCCCATTGTCAAGCTGACTTGCACTCTACCGAAACGAGACAGCATATATAAACAAGATTTTAATTTTGAGGAAGGTTGCAAACCTTTATGCCAGGGATAGCAATCTCTTCCAAAATATCATACTCCAGTCTTGCAATGTGGGGAACAATATCTGAAACTGGCTTCTCCAATCTGAAGTATGCTTGAGTAGTGGCTGAAAACAAAAGAACACAGCAACACTAAGAACTGATGATGGGTTAAAATACCAAAGGCGATAAATAAATGAATGGGAAATCAGTCTCCACAGCTAACAAGATCGGAAAGGTCACCAATTTTTAGAGATTATCCACATCAATCAGTCACATAACATGTAAAATTTAAATAGGACATTATCTTTCATCTGGTAAACTAATAGGAAAATACTGAGACTACAATCAACACAGATACAAGCAAGGTCAAGAGCATTTCCACTATCGACTAAAATTCCACCAGCCAATGGAAGCACAAAGGTAATCCAGTGTCTATTGACTATTTACAGTCCAAACTTTTGCAGAAAGGAATAAAATTGTGAAGCAGACCTTACAGCACCACACCCTGGCTATTATCAGAACAATCACGAGTAGCCCCcggaaaacaaaaaagaaagattAACTTTTACTTCTGTGCtgccaaaagaaagaaattaGGACTTCCATTTATAAAAGCAAGATAAGATAGGGATCCATCTATCTTGATCAGTATTTTCATCTCCTTTACCCTTTTTCATTGAAGGCATCCGGGCATAAAGCATCACCAAAATCCTAAGCAGCTAAGGAGAAAGTTCTTCGTTATATTTTTACTAGCAGAAGAACGTCGTCAAGAAAGATAATGTGCTTTTCTCATATTTTTTTGGTGAGTGTGAACAGTTCAACTATTTTGTACAAATATTGATAGGACGCAAACTGTATTCTGAATGTGGTGAGATGTGAATAACTTATACATTTGAACTGCCAGGCTCAAGAGCAAGAGACCAAGAGATTAAATGCGCCTGAGCCGTTGCAAGCATACGATGATTAAGCCTAACAAGATTAGAACTCTGTGAAGCAGCaaaccataaatacaacaatCCTGATAAACAAAAACAACAGAGCctacatacatgtataaataagcCTAATAAAACCAAAAACATAGTGCTACTCAATCGATCAGTCAACTACAGCTTAATCCAAAACTAATTCATCTAAAAACACTAATTGCACTACCCTAATTCATCTTAAAACCCTAATTGCACAGCAAACTAAAAAGAATTCTGAAATATTATGATGAAACCCTAAAAGTAGAAGGAAACTCACCGGCAAGTTTGATTGCCTGTTTGGCGTCAAATCCAGATGGTTTAGAACGATGTGGAAGGATCCAGAATAGGGCAGAGAGAAATAGGGCAATACTCAGTACCAAAACCACGAGACACTTGAAACTGAAGATTCTAGAAACACCCATCCAACATCTCCGACAGAAGAAGTTTCTAGAACCATCGATATTCTGCTGCTGCTGCAAAGGCAGTCTCTGTCCTTGCAATTTCCCCATGTCCAGAGCATCTGTAGAAAATCTGTCTCTTTCTCTTTTCTCCCTCCCTATGTAAGAATTTCACTactttctttctctctctaagaatTTTCTCTGTCTAAAAGCTGGATTGACAACTGGGTCTACTCAAAGCCAAGTATGGGTTCAAGGTGAGCATATGcctttcttttgtttattttgtttcaCATATTATTACTTTACTACTAATAATAGTAGAATGAATGCCATTACACTTCACTCCCACTAAGCTAAAAAGCTTTCAAGTGAATATTTTTTAATTGCATTAGAAAAACGAATGAATGATTGGGCAAAGCAAGCGTTGGGTAGAAGCAAAGGTGAAAGAGAAAGGAATTACAAATAAAAGAGAAAAGGAGTGGATGGGTTTTTGAAAACAATATTAGCACAGTGGGATTAAAAGGTGAAAAAATAGTCCTCCctatttaaatttaattttttttttgggtgtaTATTAGCTGTGCTCTAAGTTTTTTTTATACATTTTAAAAATAGGTATTAAtacgtattttttatttatttaaaatgttAAATTTTCTACACCAAATTTAATTTTATCAAAATGACAAATAATGTGAATCTGAGATAGTATTGTCTTATGAACCCCTTATAATATTTCTCCTTAAGCAAAGATGATAGGTCCATGAGAAttatagcctatttggccaatctggaaaaattaacttattttgagaagtattttttttaaaagtgcttttcaaaaaatacttttggagaaaatcagtttgtgtttgactaatcaatttgaaaagcacttttgaacaataatttgtgtttggccaagcttttcaaaaagtgcttttatgtgtcaaattacaaataaggacatgaagagatttgcttaataattaatatataagtagataaataattacaaaattttattattaaagataataattaagttttaattttatttaagtaaaatataaaaataaaattgaaaggtactttattctttcaagataatttaaatataacaaaaatcatccaataaatatgaaagttcatcccaaaagtcattttatattacttaatagtttaaactaagtaaggttattttggtatatataatattttacaaagggtatttttggtaggaagaaaagtcaaaattGTTTTTTCTTCTACTTCTggagagaagctatttttttctgctttttcaaaactgcttctgcttctagccaaaaacacttttttcaaaaaaaaaagcttggccaaacacctcaaattgagaaaatttaaaaaacacttttggcctgctgagaagcttggccaaacatgctattagttTAGTGAATTTTGTTACCACTTACTAATATATGGGACAAATAACTTTATTAGTCAAAACTTAAATAAATAGAATTTTGAATTGTTTATTCCTTTTAATACGAGCAAAGTATATTCAGATAAAAAAATCTATAGTTTGTTTCTCACATTTTTTTCATTATGCTAGTGCTAGTATTGCTTcgctttcccttttttttttttggtgaaaaCTTTATCTTTTTGCATGTGCGCCTTTTATGATTGTTTATTGTTTTTCACTTCTTTGAGAGTTACTCAACATGTTGTGGTTGGGATTGAAAGTTTATTATTTGATTATTGACATGCAAAAAAGTTTGGCCATTTACATGCATACACTTGGAATTTGATGATTATTTCGTGTGTGATTTGTAACTAATTTCATGATGATATATTTTAGGGTAATGAAATTCAAATATAGGTATATGACAATCAAATTCTGATGGGACAATTATTATATCGCTTTGGTGACAATATATTTGATAACTTACGAGGTTAATATTTGAAAAGGTTATTTCTTTCACTTCAAGAAACTAATTTGTATTGCCTATACGACGTGCACATATgacataattttatttttaaaaaacttcaactttcaagTCACTGATTCTAGAAAAAAAAGTATTTGGTATAATATTATACGTGTATAATGCAATTTTAGTTCTGAGACTACCTAATATTCTTTTATCGCAAATGTTATAACGAACTATATGCTACAAATTTCAGTTTTGCTAACTCTAACAATGGGGACAAAGTCTACTAACTGAATAAGTTACTTCGATCGCTAGCAATCTCGTGCACGGCAAAGAAAAAATGAAGTTaagttaaatatttatatttatagtgTAAGAATTTTCTAGataattaatataatttaactTAGTATAAAACTTATTAGTTATTATAACATAGgcgattttttatttatttaaaaaaggaCATAGCTATTGATGACTAATTGGGCTATCAGGTCTAGAGTTATAGTTGGGTGACTCTCTTAGTATATTTTACAAAAGTTGTTAACTGATAGTAAAAAAGTAAGTATATAACATTAATAGTCGTGGTCTTAATTGTAGTATATTATTTGAAATAGTATTAGTATTAATTTCTTACACTAATAATGCAATATTTGGTTGATATATTTTTAGTTCTCGCATTAATTAATAGTCCCTTTATTAAATGACAACATTTGGTTCCAGTGGTGGATCTAGAGTGTTGTTACTGGGTTCTCggaacccagtaacttttgcaTAGAACCTGTATTTTTATTAAGAAATTctctaaatatttataaatatataattatgaatccaattattattgtatattaatataaaattacggtAGAAACACATAAACTTTAAATTCTCAATCCGCCTCTGTTTGGTTCATAGGGTTGCAAACGGGAACAAGCTAAGTTAGTTTTCGTGATTCCTAAGCACTTGAAATGATGTTAAATATTTAGGTAGTGTTTTTCATATTCAATGTTTTAACCAAAATGTAGAAAAATTAAGTTAGATTAGATAGGTATCGCATTGCCCTCGAGGTCCAAAGGATATCTAACAACTTCCTTTAGGGATTAAATGAACTTCCTAATCTAAAATTTCAAGTTGATAGACTTATAGGAGTCATTTTAATTAAATGGttcattttattttcttataaaaCTAAAGCATGCCTTTGATGGAAAATTATAAGTTAGGCGACTTAGATTATCTATAATTAATGTTAGCTGGCCAcactaaaataaataataagtataTATGTTACCAAATCATGGCACGTATTTTAACCCCCTATGTTATTCCAAACTTAGTGGAGTATTATTTTTCAGAAAAAAGTGGTGTGTCACCTCTCTCACTCAAGGGCGGACATACGTTGGATGAAGCGGTGTCACGCGACACTCTTTCGTCAAatttttttactaaacatatataaTTATACCTTGATATGTATTCTTGTCTGGCATGCTGATTAGGTTCCTGGTTTTGCTTTAAGAGGTCGTTGGCCTCTTCTAACTTAGGACTCCACAAAACGAAGAGCATGTTTGGTCAAGCTTCTTACAGGTcaaaagtattattattttttgctcaaaaaaatactttttgaaaaaGTTGTAATGTTTGGCTAGGATGAAAGAATGCATTTGAGCAGTAACAAAAGCAATTTTTCTGCTTTTGGGGAAAAACTACAAATTCTAGCTTCTTTCAAGAAAcagaaacaaaaaataatttgtccaagacaaaaatatccttgcaataaatttatatttttcaaattatcccTTGTTAATTTaaatgttttctttttctttttttctactatgcctttcttctctttttttaattattattttattctcTTTCTCCTATTCCTCTCTGGAATATTCTCTCTATTATAAAGAGCTCTCTCTCTTTTTTATAGTGATTTATAAGagtaaatttttaaatatattgaaTGATATATTTTGATGTATTTAAATCAtcatttaaataataaataatgtcAGGTACACAATATTATTTCTTTGGAACTATATTTTATATTGACTAAAATTCTTAATTTATATTGTTactttatgttttatattttagttgaacctttataataaatatttaaattcataTATCTTTAATTGCAAGCTGAATCTTTACTGTCCTTTTTTTGTAATTTGATACTCAAAAGTAGGGGTGGGGATTAAAaccaaaaaatccgaaaaactgGACCAAATCGAACAAATTCGGTTCTTCGGTTCCGGTTCTTTGGTTTTCAGTATTAGGATATCGGTTCTTCGGTTCGGTCTCGATATTAGGATATCAGAATTTTGATATATCGAAATACAGAAGTTATAGTATGCACATTTAGTTGCCTAATTTAAATTTGAGTCCAACCCAAGTGTCATGTTTTTACCTGAATAACCTCTTAAGAAACTTATAGCCTAATTTACTTTTTATGTGCTTTGATTTAAAGACATATAAATGTTGCTTTAGCAGTGATCAGTGACAAAGTTTAATAGTTTAAGACTTATAACTGCTGCACTGATCGCTCACCACTCGCCAATATTTTGTATGTGCTTACCACTGAAGATACTTTAACAATAAGTCACCACTAAAGTGTGCTTGGTTTAAATCTTTATATTTGTTTAAGGATTAGAAAAAtataaagatgtattttagtaTAAATATTATAATGTATAATGCAATTTTAGTTC contains:
- the LOC104120532 gene encoding uncharacterized protein — protein: MGKLQGQRLPLQQQQNIDGSRNFFCRRCWMGVSRIFSFKCLVVLVLSIALFLSALFWILPHRSKPSGFDAKQAIKLAATTQAYFRLEKPVSDIVPHIARLEYDILEEIAIPGIKVAILSVHGAGVANQTDVTFGFLPDPVDSSITPVSLSLLKSALLDLYLGDTNLTLTSSIFGRTSSFEVLKCPGGITMMPGRLSFLNLPDILFNFTLHNSTDEIRENFIELKEQLNFYLCLRKDEHVFLQVTNKIGSTKDPPVIVEASVYSDSGRIPAQRLQQLAQIIMGSVPATNLGLDNSIFGKVKQVSLSSFLNRTVDSAPPTLPPAPTPAPSPNEPLWPSPSPSPAVSPSPSPFPSPLPNCHRFLRSHARLHCSSTREKEPSSSPSPMADPPSPVTNTVPRSSSSRIAASPSPYAPSPGPSPLSAESYGSGNTRNVRGDVSPPLMSSSISSSSSSFAPGFSYKEICLFWLFGLAVLHILS